Proteins from a genomic interval of Pseudobacteroides sp.:
- a CDS encoding YmaF family protein produces MPVAGDNHVHEILVNTDFFDHNHEVGIRTGIAVDVGDGKHVHLAHGNTTMVDGHVHAFISATLIQKPLLPPED; encoded by the coding sequence ATACCTGTAGCAGGTGATAATCATGTTCATGAAATATTAGTCAATACCGATTTCTTTGATCATAATCATGAAGTTGGTATAAGAACAGGAATAGCAGTTGATGTTGGAGATGGTAAGCATGTACATCTTGCACATGGTAATACAACTATGGTCGATGGGCACGTTCATGCTTTTATTTCTGCTACACTCATTCAAAAACCT
- a CDS encoding DUF7164 domain-containing protein, whose amino-acid sequence MRRAIVIFLENKRHLMLQFGCLYKSLKFIQPKDTDLIVFGTREALSLIPDDCIKVEYNPISYLPEWKNYHYINSISCLADNNSSFLEQYDLLLRTDADVFLAPSWNSFYPDYYTVGQGSYVNDNETKENIKRIAKLFNLKHKGIFNIGSSHYGSSKLVREVCKLAVLIAKHIINSEFKDNEGSWPGWCRGVTSMYSTEIAVNHLVDTVRIDGSRLDYDSTSDDYITNHPHIHCWHTDNLFSKFCFEGGKYDQYKIDDLDANKVREYCLYIALKTKLEIP is encoded by the coding sequence ATGCGTAGGGCAATTGTTATTTTTCTAGAAAATAAACGTCATTTGATGCTTCAATTCGGATGCCTCTACAAATCGCTAAAATTTATTCAGCCTAAAGATACTGATTTAATTGTATTTGGCACAAGAGAAGCATTAAGTTTAATACCGGATGATTGTATAAAGGTTGAGTATAACCCTATAAGTTATTTACCTGAATGGAAGAACTATCATTATATTAATTCAATAAGCTGCCTGGCTGATAATAATTCCAGTTTTCTTGAGCAATATGACTTATTACTTCGTACTGACGCAGATGTATTTTTAGCACCTTCGTGGAATTCTTTCTATCCCGATTATTATACAGTTGGGCAAGGTTCTTATGTTAACGATAATGAGACTAAGGAGAATATAAAGCGAATTGCAAAACTCTTTAATCTTAAACACAAAGGAATTTTTAATATAGGTTCGAGCCATTATGGAAGTTCTAAATTAGTGAGGGAAGTATGTAAATTAGCAGTTCTTATTGCAAAACATATTATCAATTCAGAATTTAAAGACAATGAAGGCAGTTGGCCTGGATGGTGCCGTGGAGTGACTTCAATGTATAGCACCGAGATTGCAGTAAATCATCTGGTAGATACAGTACGTATAGATGGAAGCAGGTTAGATTATGATAGCACTAGTGATGACTATATTACTAATCATCCACATATACATTGCTGGCATACAGATAATTTATTTTCAAAGTTCTGTTTTGAAGGCGGTAAGTATGATCAATATAAAATAGATGATTTAGATGCAAATAAAGTTAGAGAGTACTGTTTGTATATTGCACTAAAAACAAAACTTGAGATACCTTAG
- a CDS encoding PIG-L family deacetylase, with amino-acid sequence MKSIMIFAPHPDDEVLMTSGIIENAVIEGNRVKVVILTNGDYGASNKIYGQIRLSESIDALTFLGLKIEDIVFLGYGDTGMSKEDSFLRKLYYSESDTDIIKTSVGSQTYGISLNSNPNFASFKDFHSLLYGTPGDYNKKTIMSDIEAAVKMNLPDDIYVTSLYDGHSDHSTAYLFVVDSIINIKKQIPSYSPKLHESLIHPVNGDENSWPSREIDPFSIIPFTKPPQLEDLTTLKWESIESIPVPDNMQVVPREFNKKYQAINKYYSQIYAPYYLNSFAKSNEFFWVRDFSNIALNAEVEVSSENSDYGQLGTKAIDGIRDGYPRYTEKEWVTTGELNGAWIKLSWPMPQWVKCIVLYDRPNLIDHIEKATLTFSDGDFIEVGPLTNNGSGDVISFQPKSITWIKLIISQASGENIGLSEFEVY; translated from the coding sequence GTGAAAAGTATTATGATATTTGCACCACATCCTGATGACGAGGTACTTATGACTTCAGGAATAATCGAAAATGCTGTTATAGAAGGAAATAGAGTCAAAGTCGTAATTCTTACGAATGGGGATTATGGGGCAAGTAACAAAATATATGGTCAAATACGCTTAAGCGAATCTATAGACGCTTTAACCTTTCTTGGATTAAAAATTGAAGACATTGTTTTTCTTGGATATGGAGATACAGGAATGTCCAAGGAAGATAGCTTTCTAAGAAAATTATATTACTCTGAATCTGATACAGATATAATAAAAACAAGTGTTGGATCGCAAACATATGGTATTTCCTTAAATTCAAATCCCAATTTTGCCTCATTTAAGGATTTCCATAGTTTACTATATGGCACACCTGGTGATTACAATAAAAAAACTATAATGTCGGATATTGAAGCAGCAGTTAAAATGAATTTACCTGATGATATATATGTGACCTCTCTTTACGATGGCCACAGCGATCACAGTACTGCATATTTATTTGTTGTAGATTCAATAATTAATATAAAGAAACAGATTCCTAGCTATTCACCTAAACTGCATGAGAGTCTTATTCATCCTGTAAATGGGGATGAAAATTCCTGGCCATCAAGGGAGATTGACCCATTTTCCATAATTCCTTTTACAAAGCCTCCACAATTAGAAGATCTTACAACCTTAAAATGGGAATCAATAGAAAGTATTCCCGTTCCTGATAATATGCAAGTAGTTCCGCGTGAATTTAATAAAAAATATCAAGCAATTAATAAATATTATTCGCAAATTTATGCTCCGTATTATCTTAATTCTTTTGCAAAAAGCAATGAGTTTTTTTGGGTTAGAGACTTTTCAAACATAGCTTTAAATGCTGAAGTTGAAGTATCTTCGGAGAATTCAGATTACGGTCAGCTAGGTACTAAGGCGATAGACGGTATAAGGGACGGGTACCCACGCTATACTGAGAAGGAGTGGGTTACGACAGGAGAATTGAATGGTGCCTGGATAAAACTAAGTTGGCCTATGCCACAATGGGTAAAATGTATTGTGCTTTATGACAGACCTAACCTTATTGATCATATAGAAAAGGCAACATTGACCTTTAGCGATGGGGATTTTATTGAAGTTGGACCCCTAACTAATAATGGAAGTGGTGATGTTATATCTTTCCAACCAAAGTCAATAACATGGATTAAGCTGATAATTTCACAGGCATCAGGCGAAAATATCGGCCTATCAGAATTTGAAGTATATTAG